The following coding sequences lie in one Rutidosis leptorrhynchoides isolate AG116_Rl617_1_P2 chromosome 6, CSIRO_AGI_Rlap_v1, whole genome shotgun sequence genomic window:
- the LOC139853683 gene encoding uncharacterized protein — translation MAEFTGFMVHVIWGGRITFQNGWLTGDETSLRTSFPIYQKINYMQLNEMAYKCVGVDPRTHTLKMIMWDDYFGNACPTEIHDDRSLESMIFLASQNPHYIGQIKIQFEQLQSLIQSSQVTQIVAGGASTSQSGGVFVDEDEEVDEEQNEEVNSDDGVSTTSEGSVENYSVEGDISEDDQNVIERPIQPTVNHNFGFLNVEEDSNRPAFDEDDGLGWDCYNDDGLIRRRMVFRNKEELVSAVRNWNIDRHREIFVEDSRPSYYEAICYTNSPHYNGPNQKRQCSWMVAATMKNKDRVCKITKWFDGHICYGSVRIAIERLFGTWQSNLAELPTYVDELLHTNPDTIVRWMFGPQVEYGVHTFKYVFWAFGPAIMAYQQCIPIVCIDGTLLKGNYIGKMLTTVAKNANGQILHVAFAVVDNESNESILNAMANQQYGWHHRYCLRHIRSNLMTKFNRNTELKKLCWRAGSTMQSNRYKGVVCGIKTLNEVAWKYLEDADHHK, via the exons ACTGGTGATGAAACATCACTTAGAACCAGTTTTCCAATATACCAAAAGATTAATTACATGCAGTTAAACGAAATGGCTTATAAATGTGTGGGTGTTGATCCAAGAACACATACGTTGAAGATGATTATGTGGGATGATTACTTCGGCAATGCGTGTCCGACTGAAATTCACGACGATAGGTCTTTGGAATCAATGATTTTTTTGGCTAGTCAAAATCCACATTACATTGGTCAAATTAAAATTCAGTTTGAGCAA TTACAAAGTTTAATTCAGTCTTCTCAAGTTACACAAATCGTGGCCGGTGGTGCATCCACATCTCAATCAGGAGGTGTGTTTGTAGATGAAGATGAAGAGGTGGATGAAGAACAAAATGAAGAAGTAAATTCCGACGATGGTGTGTCAACAACGAGTGAAGGTTCGGTAGAGAATTATAGTGTTGAAGGTGATATATCAGAAGATGATCAAAACGTGATCGAGAGGCCGATCCAACCTACCGTGAACCATAATTTCGGGTTTCTTAATGTTGAAGAAGATTCTAATCGACCTGCGTTCGATGAGGATGACGGGCTAGGATGGGATTGTTATAATGACGACGGTTTAATTAGAAGACGAATGGTTTTTAGAAATAAAGAAGAACTTGTATCCGCTGTTAGGAATTGGAATATCGATCGACATAGAGAAATTTTTGTTGAAGATAGTAGGCCAAGTTATTATGAAGCAATTTGTTACACAAACAGTCCTCATTACAATGGTCCAAACCAAAAAAGACAATGTTCTTGGATGGTAGCTGCTACAATGAAAAATAAGGATCGTGTGTGTAAAATTACAAAATGGTTTGATGGACACATTTGTTATGGAAGCGT GCGTATTGCAATAGAACGTTTGTTTGGAACTTGGCAAAGCAACTTGGCAGAATTGCCCACATATGTCGATGAATTGCTTCACACCAATCCGGATACAATTGTTCGATGGATGTTTGGCCCTCAAGTAGAATATGGtgtccacacattcaaatatgtattcTGGGCATTTGGCCCCGCTATTATGGCATACCAACAATGTATTCCTATAGTTTGTATTGATGGGACTCTTTTGAAGGGTAACTACATTGGCAAGATGCTTACAACGGTAGCCAAAAATGCTAACGGGCAAATTCTGCATGTTGCATTTGCAGTAGTTGATAATGAGTCGAACGAAA GTATACTTAATGCGATGGCTAACCAGCAATATGGTTGGCATCATCGTTATTGCTTGCGCCACATTCGTAGTAACTTGATGACAAAGTTTAACAGAAACACCGAGCTGAAGAAGTTGTGTTGGAGGGCCGGTTCCACAATGCAAAGTAATAGATACAAAGGTGTAGTGTGTGGAATTAAAACATTGAATGAGGTGGCTTGGAAATATTTAGAAGATGCTGATCATCATAAGTGA